The genomic window CATGTTCTCGATCTGCATGCTCTTTGGCGTGAGCATGACGAGCGCGGTGTCGGCCGGCGTGATCATGGCGTCGATCCCGGCGGTGGTCGCGTTGACCAGCTGGATCTTCCTGCGCGAGCGCATCACGCTGCGCGTAGCCGGCGCCATCGGCTGTGCCGCCGGAGGCATCGCACTGCTGGCGTTCGCGCCCGTGCACGTGACATCGACTGCAGCGTCAGCGCCGATATCAGGCGCAGTGCAAAGCAATATGCCTTGGCTCGGGAACCTGCTGGTGTTCTGCGCGGTGCTGTGCGAGTCGGCGTATGCGGTCATCGGCAAGTCGCTTACCGGACGTCTCGGACCCAAGCGCATCTCGTCGCTCATCAACCTCTGGGGCTTCGCGCTGTCGACGCCGTTCGGCCTCTGGTTCGCATGGCGGTTCGACTTCGCTTCAGTGCATGTCGGCACCTGGCTTTTGCTCGTGGTCTATGCGATGGCCGCGAGCATCTGGACGGTGTGGTTGTGGATGACCGGCCTGCGCAATGTGCCCGCATCGCAGGCTGGCGTTTTCACCGTGATGCTGCCTGTGAGCGCGGCGCTGGTGGGCGTGCTGGTGCTCGGCGAAAGCCTCTCGATGCTGCAGCTTGTGGCGTTCGCCGCGGCGCTCATGGGCGTGATGCTCGCGACCTGGCCTGCCCGCTTGGCGAAACCATAGGGCGCCATCTCTCGGCTCTCCCCCGCATTCCCCGCAGTTTCTCCTCTGAAAAAAACAACAGCCCCCAATGAAAAAGTCTCTTTTCCGCTTGGAAACGCGTTTTTTCTCCTTTAGCATCCGCAGTGCCAGTGGAGACGCTGTTTTTCATTGGTGAATGTCCAACCAAAAAAAGGAAATCAAACCATGGCAACTGCAAAAAAGGCTCCGGCCAAAAAGGCTCCCGCAAAGAAGGCTGTTCCAGCGAAGAAAGTAGCTGCTCCGGCAAAGAAGGCTGCTCCTGCGAAAAAGGCTGCGCCC from Variovorax sp. PAMC28562 includes these protein-coding regions:
- a CDS encoding DMT family transporter translates to MTLVGSYVALSKPLVAALPVLLLAWMRFGIAALAMPHWLKRPADEPPMTRRTRGLVFLESFLGNFMFSICMLFGVSMTSAVSAGVIMASIPAVVALTSWIFLRERITLRVAGAIGCAAGGIALLAFAPVHVTSTAASAPISGAVQSNMPWLGNLLVFCAVLCESAYAVIGKSLTGRLGPKRISSLINLWGFALSTPFGLWFAWRFDFASVHVGTWLLLVVYAMAASIWTVWLWMTGLRNVPASQAGVFTVMLPVSAALVGVLVLGESLSMLQLVAFAAALMGVMLATWPARLAKP